The region GGATCAGGATCGAGCCCACGGCCATGACGGTGGCCGGCGACGAGCCCGAGATGGCGGCGAACAAGGCGCAGGCCAGCACGGCGGCCAAGCCCATGCCGCCGTACCAGTGGCCGACCATCGCCGAGGCAAAGCGGATCATGCGCCGGGCAACACCGCCGTGGGTGAGGAAGTTACCGGCCAGAATGAAGAACGGGATCGCCATGATCTCGAACTTCTCAATGCCGGTAAACAACTTAAGAGAGATCGACTCCAACGGAATGTTGGTGAAGCCGAAGAGGAAAGTGAAAACCGTGAGCCCGAGCGCAATGGAAACCGGCATGCCCGTCACGAGCAGCAGGGCCAGAAGGGCGAAGATGATGAAGACCGTCACGCGTGGCCTCCTTCGGCCAGATCCTTCGCCTCGTCATCGAGGCCATCGACCGTGCTGTGATCGTGGTGAGCGATGTAGCCGGTGGTGAAGTAACGCCAGAACGCCTGGATGAAGCGAAAGCACATCAAGGCCGACCCCAGCGGTACCGCGAGGTAGATCAGCCACATCGGCATTTCGAGATCGGGCGAGAGCTGGCCGCCCAGACGCACGTTCCAGACAAACTCGGCGCTGATCACCAGCACCACTGCGGTGAACAGAATGCCCCCCGACATCGCCAGCAAGGTGAGGCGGCGGCGCGCGGCGCCGTGCAGGCGCTCAACGAGAATATCGACCCCCACATGGATGCCCTGGCGCACGCCATAGGCCGCGCCAAACTTGGCCATCCAGATGAACAGGTAGATGCAGGTCTCCTGAGCCCAGGTGAGTTTGAGGCTATTGATCGACCGAAACACCTCGCGAGCCGCGTTGGCCAGCCAGGGCAGATCGTGGGACCGGCCATAACCCACCAGATCGGAGGCCACGCCGAGGGAATACCGATGGAGAACGGCCACGAAGATGAGCACCACGGCGGCGGCCATGAGCACGGAAATCAGAGTTTCTTCGAGCCGATCGAGGATGCGCAGGATCATGGCCAACCTCGCGAGATGCGAACCTCGTCGCGTCCAACCACGATCCCCCCTCCCCTGAAGATCCAAGGGAGAAGGGCGTGGCGAACGGGCAAGGTCCGAAGGACCGTCGATGAGAAGCGGAAGGGAAGGACTTACTGGGTGCCGAGGGCGGCGTAGGCTTCCTTGATCAGGTCGGCGCCGATGCGACCGGCCATCTGGTCATGCACGGGCCGCAGGGCCTTGACCCACTGGGCGCGCTCGTCGGCGTTCAGCTCGTAAAACTCGGTCTTGCCGGCCGCCTTCATGGCCGCGAGCGAGCTTTCGTTTTCTTCCTTGGCGATGGAGTTGGCATAGACCGTGGCTTCGGTCATGGCCTGCTCCAGCTTGCCCCGGATCGCCGGATCCAGGCCATCCCAGAACGCCTTGTTGACGATCACCGCATAGCCCAGGTAGCCGTGGTTGGAGACCGTGGCGTGCTTTTGCACTTCGTGCATCTTTTGGGTGAACATATTGGAGGGCGGGTTTTCGGTGCCGTCCACCACGCCGGTCTGCAAGGCCTGATAGACTTCCGAGAAGGCCATCACCTGGGGCACCGCGCCCAGGGCCTGCATCTGCGCTTCCAGGATCTTGGAAGACTGAATGCGCATCTTGAGGCCCAGGAAATCGTCGGGGGTATGCAGGGGGGAGTTGGCGGACATCACCTTGAAGCCGTTGTCCCAGTAGGCCAAGCCCTTGATGCCCTTGGGCTCCAGCCGGGCCAGGAGGCCCTTGCCGACCTCGCCGTCGGTGATCTTGCGCAGGTCGTCGTAGTCTTTCATCAGGTAGGGCAAGTCAAACAGCTCGAACTGCTGAACACCGAGCGGCCCAAACTTGGCCAGCGAGGGCGCCAGCATCTGCACCGCGCCGAGTTGGAGGGCTTCCATCTCCTCCTTGTCCTTGTAGAGCTGGGAGTTGGGGTAGATCTCAACCTTGACCGCCCCTGCGGTGTAGCTTTCCGCCAGTTCCTTGAACTTCTCGGCGCCCTTGCCCTTGGGGGTATTGGGGGCCACAACGTGGCTGAACTTGATCACAATCGGCTCGGCCAGGGCCGGCATCGTGGTCAGCACCGAGGCCGACAAGGCCAGAGTGGCAATGCCAGCCAACCGGGCAAAGGTACGGCGTGTCAGCATGAAAGTCCTCCACCGGTCCCCGCCCTCCTCCAGGCGGGTGATTGGGCGCCCTCGCGGGGCGGTTGGCGTTTTCTTGCCAGCGCTCCCCCCCTTCGCTATTGTGGCTTTCCACTACCGAGTGGCCGAAAAACCCCTCTCCAGGACACGCCCAGCAAGAAAGT is a window of Pararhodospirillum photometricum DSM 122 DNA encoding:
- a CDS encoding TRAP transporter small permease → MILRILDRLEETLISVLMAAAVVLIFVAVLHRYSLGVASDLVGYGRSHDLPWLANAAREVFRSINSLKLTWAQETCIYLFIWMAKFGAAYGVRQGIHVGVDILVERLHGAARRRLTLLAMSGGILFTAVVLVISAEFVWNVRLGGQLSPDLEMPMWLIYLAVPLGSALMCFRFIQAFWRYFTTGYIAHHDHSTVDGLDDEAKDLAEGGHA
- a CDS encoding TRAP transporter substrate-binding protein, whose protein sequence is MLTRRTFARLAGIATLALSASVLTTMPALAEPIVIKFSHVVAPNTPKGKGAEKFKELAESYTAGAVKVEIYPNSQLYKDKEEMEALQLGAVQMLAPSLAKFGPLGVQQFELFDLPYLMKDYDDLRKITDGEVGKGLLARLEPKGIKGLAYWDNGFKVMSANSPLHTPDDFLGLKMRIQSSKILEAQMQALGAVPQVMAFSEVYQALQTGVVDGTENPPSNMFTQKMHEVQKHATVSNHGYLGYAVIVNKAFWDGLDPAIRGKLEQAMTEATVYANSIAKEENESSLAAMKAAGKTEFYELNADERAQWVKALRPVHDQMAGRIGADLIKEAYAALGTQ